CGCCTAAAATCAATGGGTTTCCTCCGCACGAGCAAGTTTCTCGCCGCAAGCATGGCCAATCAACTCACCGAACGCTTCAATCGTCTCGTCAAAACGGTACGAGGCGAAGCGCGCCTGACCGAGTCCAACCTGCAGGATGCCCTGCGCGAGGTGCGCCTGGCGCTGATCGAGGCAGACGTCGCGCTGCCGGTGGTCAAGGCCTTCATTGAGCGGGTGAAGGCGGCGGCGCTGGGCGCCGAGGTTGCCACATCGCTGACGCCGGGTCAGGCGTTCGTGGGTGTCGTGCACCGGGAGCTGGTTGCGCTGATGAGTCCGCCCGAGGGCAAGGCGGGCGCGCTCAACCTCGCCGTCACTCCGCCGGCGGTCATCCTGCTTGCTGGTCTGCAGGGCGCGGGCAAAACCACCACCGCCGGCAAGCTTGCGCTCAAGCTGCGCACCGAGCAGAAGAAGAAGGTGCTGCTGGTGCCCTGCGACGTTTACCGTCCGGCGGCTACCGAGCAGTTGAAAACGCTGGCTGGACAGGTGGAAGTCGATTTTTACGCGCCGGAGGCCGCTGCTGGCAGCAATCCGGTGGCGATCGCCACACAGGCGATCGACTGGGCGCGACCGCGCTACTACGACGTGGTGATCGTCGACACCGCTGGTCGTCTGGCGATTGACGAGGCCATGATGGCCGAGGCCGCTGCCATCAGCGCGGCGGTGAAACCCGCCGAGACGCTGTTCGTGGTGGACGCGATGCTCGGTCAGGACGCCGTCAACACCGCCAAGGCCTTCAATGAGCGGTTGACGCTGACCGGTGTGATTCTCACCAAGCTCGACGGTGATTCGCGCGGCGGCGCCGCACTCTCAGTGCGCGAGATCACGGGTGTGCCGATCAAGTTCGCTGGCGTCAGCGAGAAACTTGACGGACTGGAGACCTTCCGCGCCGAGCAGATGGCGGGCCGCATTCTCGGCATGGGCGACGTCGTCTCGCTGGTCGAGGCGACCGCCAAGGCAGTGGACATGGAGGCCGCACAAAAGCTCGCGGCAAAGGTCAAGAGCGGCAAGGGTTTCGACCTTGAGGACTTCAAGCAGCAGATTGGTCAGATGAAAAAGATGGGTGGCCTCTCAGGTCTCCTCGACAAGATGCCGCTCGAATTGCAACAGGCTGCCGCCAAGTCCGGTGGTGTTGACGAAAAGCAGGTGGCCCGCATGGAAGGCATCATCAATTCGATGACCCCGCTGGAGCGGCGCAAGCCCGATCTCATCAAAGCCTCGCGCAAACGCCGTATCGCCACTGGCGCGGGCGTACATGTGCAAGAGGTGAACCGCCTGCTCAATCAGTTCGAGCAGACGCAAACCATGATGAAGAAGTTCTCGCAGGGCGGCATGGGCAAACTCATGCGCGGGCTGGGCGGCTTGCCGGGCATGAAGGGCAAGTTCCCGGGATTGCGCTGAAACGGCCGAAGCGGCGCAGGCGATGGCGCGAAAACTGCGTCGAACAACCTTTCAGCGCCGAGTGTTGGCGAACAGCTTTTGATGAAGCACCGCATTCAAATTGGGCTTAACCGGTCATTCGTTGATATCTCGAAAACCGGCCAAATCATCGATTTAGCCTTTAGCAGATGGGCTTCTTCGGGAAAAGCTGAAAACCAATGAATTTCACGCCGATCATCAAGGAAGTGGGGCGCGGAGCCCGCGGCGCGCGCGGGCTGGACGCGGCGACGGCCAGCGAGGCGTTCGCTGCATTGCTCGACGGCGGCGTCAGCGACATCCAGCTTGGCGCCTGGTGGCTGGCAATGCGCATCAAGGGCGAGACGCCCGACGAACTGGCCGCGTTTGTGGCGGCGATGCAGGCCAGTCTGGCGTTTCGTGTTGACGCTGGCGGCGCGCCCGTCGCGGTCTTGCCCTGCTACAACGGCGCGCGCCAGTTGCCGAATCTAACGCCGCTGCTGGCGTGGGCGCTGGCGCAGCGCGGCACGCGGACGCTGCTGCATGGCGTGCGTCAGGATCCCACCCGCACGACGACCTTCGAGCTATTTCAGGCGTTGGGCTTCCCTGTTGCGGAAAGCGGGCTTGAAGCCGAGCATGCGCTCACATCGCGCGGTCTTGCATTTGCGCCAATCGACGTCCTGCACCCAAAGCTCGCCGCGTTGCTGGCCAACCGCTGGCGCATTGGCGTGCGGTCCACGCCCCACACCGTCGTAAAGCTGCTGCAACCGGTGACCGGCCCGCAGACCCGTGTCGTCGCGCTGACGCACGGCGACTATATCGAGCGCATGGCCGCGCATCTTGCCTCACAGTCCGGGGCGCGAGGCGTGGTCTTTCGCGGCTGCGAGGGCGAGCCGGTGTTACACCCCAGGCGCACTGTTCCGGTGCAAATATTCCGCAATGGTGAAACGCTTATGCGCGAATGGCCCGGTGTGGCGGCACACGATCTGCCCGAAACTTGCGATATCGCGACCACGGTCGCCTATATCGGGTCCGTCATCTCGGGGCAGCGCGCGCTGCCGGCATGGATCGACTGGCTGGCACGGGAAGTGCACGCAGCAGCGCATGAACAAACCTCTCCCGCCGGGTAAGTCCGGCAAAGTCTTTCTCGTCGGCGCCGGGCCGGGCGACGTTGAGCTTTTGACGCTCAAGGCCGCGCGTCTGCTGGCTGCCGCCGATGTGGTGCTGATTGACGATCTGGCCGGCAGCGAGGTGCTCGCGCTGTGTCCGCAGGCGCGTGTGGTGCACGTCGGCAAGCGCGGCGGCTGTACCAGTACAGCGCAGGCATTCATCGAGAAACTGCTGGTGCGCGAGGCGCAGGCCGGGCATCAGGTGGTGCGGCTGAAAGGCGGCGACGTTTCGCTGTTCGGGCGGGCGAGCGAGGAAATTGCGGTGCTGGAAGCGGCGGGTATTGAGTTCGAGATCGTCCCTGGCGTCACTGCCGGCCTCGCCGCCGCGGCAACGGTGAAAAGCTCGCTGACGCACCGTGACCATGCACACGGCGTCGCCTTCATCACGGCCCACGGTGCCGAGGGCGCGGAAATCCCCTGGCAGGCACTGGCGCAGAGCGCGCTGACGCTGGTCGTCTACATGGGCGTCGCGCGCGTGGCGTCGCTGCAGGCGAGTTTGCTGGAGGGCGGACTGGCGGCAGATACGCCGGTGCTTGCCGTGGAGAACGCCTCGCGGGCCAACTCCCGCACCGTCTGCTCGATGGTGGGTGCAATGGTCGAAGACTTCGCAACGCAGTCGCTGCGAAGCCCGGCAGTGCTGGTCGTCGGCGAGTCGATGCGCGCGCGGGCGGAACAACTGGCCCAATCCGCAGCTGCTACCGGATTTGATGTGGAAGGGATGCGGCGCGTTCTTTGACCGCGCCCTGCGACCTGCGACGATTCGCGGCCTCACGCGACGAACGCGGGAACCAGATCGTGTGATCTGCGCTAATCTGTGCTTGCAGCCAATCGGGCTGCCATCTCAGGGGGAGCGCGTGTCCAACTCAGCCATTCTCTTTTTCGCCCACGGCTCGCGCGACACCAACTGGCGTCGTCCGTTCGACGCTATCCTGGCTGACTTTCGTGGCATGCATGCCACCAAGCTGGCCGAGCTGGCATTTCTCGAGTTCATGCAGCCAGACTTTGCCGCCAGCGTGAATTCACTGGTCGAGCAGGGCGCCGCGCAGATCCGGGTGATCCCGCTGTTTCTCGCTGAAGGAGCGCATACGCGGCGCGATCTTGCGGCGTTGATCGAGACGGCGCAGACGACGCATCCGGCCGTACTGTTCACGGTATCTCCGGCGATTGGCGAGGTGGATTCGATCCGCTCGGCGATTTCTAGCTGGGTCGCGACACAGCTGTAGGAGCGGCTTTGCCGCGGTCTTCTGAAACACTGAAGTCGTGTCGCGGCGGAGCCGCTCCTACAACGGCCGGTGTGCGCGCACGACGGCCATCAGCTTCTTCGCCCGCTCAGTGATTTCGTGCCACTTCCGCTCCGCAATCATAGAGCGCGGCGCCACGGCCGAGCTGCCGAAAGCCGCAAGATTCGGACAGGCGAGATAGGCCGGAATGTCTTCGTCGCGAATACCGCCGGTCGGGCAGAAATTGGCCTGCGGGATCGGCCCGTGAATCGCCTTCAACCAAGCTGCGCCGCCGTATAACGAGGCGGGGAAAAACTTGAGTGTGTGCCAGCCGTCGTCGAGCGCGGTGAGCACTTCCGATGGCGTCACCGTGCCGGGCAACAGGGGTAGATGCGCGTCATGGCAGGCGCGGCCAATCGCGTGCGTGTAGCCAGGCGACACCGCGAACTGCGCA
This is a stretch of genomic DNA from Casimicrobium huifangae. It encodes these proteins:
- the ffh gene encoding signal recognition particle protein, with the protein product MANQLTERFNRLVKTVRGEARLTESNLQDALREVRLALIEADVALPVVKAFIERVKAAALGAEVATSLTPGQAFVGVVHRELVALMSPPEGKAGALNLAVTPPAVILLAGLQGAGKTTTAGKLALKLRTEQKKKVLLVPCDVYRPAATEQLKTLAGQVEVDFYAPEAAAGSNPVAIATQAIDWARPRYYDVVIVDTAGRLAIDEAMMAEAAAISAAVKPAETLFVVDAMLGQDAVNTAKAFNERLTLTGVILTKLDGDSRGGAALSVREITGVPIKFAGVSEKLDGLETFRAEQMAGRILGMGDVVSLVEATAKAVDMEAAQKLAAKVKSGKGFDLEDFKQQIGQMKKMGGLSGLLDKMPLELQQAAAKSGGVDEKQVARMEGIINSMTPLERRKPDLIKASRKRRIATGAGVHVQEVNRLLNQFEQTQTMMKKFSQGGMGKLMRGLGGLPGMKGKFPGLR
- a CDS encoding bifunctional 4-hydroxy-2-oxoglutarate aldolase/2-dehydro-3-deoxy-phosphogluconate aldolase, which produces MDLNHTLRRLGYVPVIEIDHADDAVPLAEALLAGGVGCIEVTLRTPAGLPSIAEIVNSGLPMMVGVGTVTHADQVHACVDAGAQFAVSPGYTHAIGRACHDAHLPLLPGTVTPSEVLTALDDGWHTLKFFPASLYGGAAWLKAIHGPIPQANFCPTGGIRDEDIPAYLACPNLAAFGSSAVAPRSMIAERKWHEITERAKKLMAVVRAHRPL
- the cobA gene encoding uroporphyrinogen-III C-methyltransferase, translating into MNKPLPPGKSGKVFLVGAGPGDVELLTLKAARLLAAADVVLIDDLAGSEVLALCPQARVVHVGKRGGCTSTAQAFIEKLLVREAQAGHQVVRLKGGDVSLFGRASEEIAVLEAAGIEFEIVPGVTAGLAAAATVKSSLTHRDHAHGVAFITAHGAEGAEIPWQALAQSALTLVVYMGVARVASLQASLLEGGLAADTPVLAVENASRANSRTVCSMVGAMVEDFATQSLRSPAVLVVGESMRARAEQLAQSAAATGFDVEGMRRVL
- a CDS encoding sirohydrochlorin chelatase; this translates as MSNSAILFFAHGSRDTNWRRPFDAILADFRGMHATKLAELAFLEFMQPDFAASVNSLVEQGAAQIRVIPLFLAEGAHTRRDLAALIETAQTTHPAVLFTVSPAIGEVDSIRSAISSWVATQL
- the ybiB gene encoding DNA-binding protein YbiB — translated: MNFTPIIKEVGRGARGARGLDAATASEAFAALLDGGVSDIQLGAWWLAMRIKGETPDELAAFVAAMQASLAFRVDAGGAPVAVLPCYNGARQLPNLTPLLAWALAQRGTRTLLHGVRQDPTRTTTFELFQALGFPVAESGLEAEHALTSRGLAFAPIDVLHPKLAALLANRWRIGVRSTPHTVVKLLQPVTGPQTRVVALTHGDYIERMAAHLASQSGARGVVFRGCEGEPVLHPRRTVPVQIFRNGETLMREWPGVAAHDLPETCDIATTVAYIGSVISGQRALPAWIDWLAREVHAAAHEQTSPAG